The following are encoded together in the Clostridium sp. 'White wine YQ' genome:
- a CDS encoding YdcF family protein gives MKKRIFVILGVLLVLLGLSQLYIFTGGTKKNIEKSDAIIILGCKVNGKDPSRFLLERTLKAKELYSEGLGEYIILSGGQGSGEEISEALCMKKILVDEGIPEDKLLLEDKSKNTYENLRNSKEIVEEKKFNHVIVVSNEFHLRRAKMLGDKLNINAKYSGVFVKDKWLTEIYGGIREIPAIIKDSFR, from the coding sequence ATGAAGAAGAGGATTTTTGTGATTTTAGGTGTATTACTGGTTTTGTTGGGCTTAAGTCAATTATATATTTTCACTGGTGGAACTAAAAAAAATATAGAAAAAAGTGATGCTATAATTATTCTTGGTTGCAAGGTGAATGGAAAAGATCCCTCGAGATTTTTATTAGAAAGAACCTTAAAAGCAAAAGAATTATATAGTGAGGGACTGGGAGAATATATAATATTATCAGGCGGGCAGGGATCAGGTGAAGAAATATCTGAGGCTTTGTGTATGAAGAAGATATTGGTTGATGAAGGTATACCAGAAGATAAGTTGTTACTTGAAGATAAATCAAAAAATACCTATGAAAATCTAAGAAATTCTAAGGAAATAGTTGAAGAAAAAAAGTTTAATCATGTAATTGTAGTGTCAAATGAGTTTCATTTAAGAAGAGCAAAGATGTTAGGTGATAAGTTAAATATTAATGCAAAATATTCAGGAGTATTTGTGAAGGATAAATGGTTAACTGAGATTTATGGTGGAATACGAGAAATCCCTGCAATAATTAAAGATAGTTTTAGATAG
- a CDS encoding LacI family DNA-binding transcriptional regulator — translation MAATISDIAKAAGVSLATVSRVLNNSGYVKLETKEKILKIMKDYNYTPSAIARSLSKKQTNTIGVIVPDITNPFYGEVFRGINKVAEDNNFNIILCDSHESIQKEIRSIQSLREHRIRGLLITPTSCEDDQNVDCLNELNNLGIPVVLIDGHLKHSNFSGVFVDNLESSYNAVNSLIHEGHTKIAIITGRMNSKSAQERLDGYKRALSENNIQINDDYILYGDYTLESGYNLTNRILELHNGPTAIFTSSNQMTIGAIKSIREKNLSFPEDIALISFDRIDLFNIIGLDISYIDGPTTELGEIGMNLLLDSLNSDDKVEVQTITLKSSLVLKGSEKYYKKQN, via the coding sequence ATGGCTGCAACGATTTCTGATATTGCTAAAGCTGCTGGTGTTTCTCTAGCTACTGTTTCAAGGGTACTTAATAATTCTGGTTACGTTAAATTAGAAACAAAAGAAAAGATATTAAAAATTATGAAGGATTATAATTATACTCCATCTGCGATTGCAAGAAGTTTATCTAAAAAACAAACTAATACAATAGGAGTAATTGTTCCAGATATAACGAATCCTTTCTATGGTGAAGTATTTAGAGGTATAAATAAAGTTGCTGAAGATAATAACTTTAACATAATTCTCTGCGATTCACATGAATCAATTCAAAAAGAAATTAGAAGCATTCAATCCTTAAGAGAACATAGAATCCGTGGCCTATTAATTACACCAACCTCCTGTGAAGATGACCAAAATGTAGATTGCTTAAATGAATTAAATAATTTAGGTATTCCTGTGGTTTTGATAGATGGGCATCTAAAGCATTCAAACTTTTCTGGTGTCTTTGTAGACAACCTAGAAAGTAGTTATAATGCAGTGAATTCATTAATCCACGAAGGGCATACTAAGATTGCAATAATTACTGGAAGAATGAATTCTAAGTCTGCTCAAGAACGTCTTGATGGTTACAAACGAGCTTTAAGTGAAAATAATATTCAGATAAATGATGATTATATTCTTTATGGTGACTATACACTTGAATCTGGATATAATTTAACAAATAGAATTTTAGAGTTACATAATGGCCCAACTGCAATTTTCACTAGCTCTAACCAAATGACTATCGGGGCCATAAAATCTATACGAGAAAAAAATTTATCTTTTCCTGAAGATATTGCACTAATTTCCTTTGATAGAATAGATTTATTTAATATAATAGGATTAGATATTAGTTATATTGATGGTCCAACTACTGAACTAGGAGAAATAGGAATGAACTTACTTCTAGATTCTCTTAACTCAGATGATAAAGTAGAAGTACAGACTATAACACTTAAATCTTCATTAGTACTTAAAGGATCTGAAAAATATTATAAAAAACAAAATTAA
- a CDS encoding phosphopentomutase has protein sequence MIKRVIWIVLDSVGMGALPDADKYGDVGSNTIGNVSKYNGGLKLPNMESLGLGLIDGMENINKAQNPIGCYGKLHEASNGKDTVTGHWEMVGVKTEVAFPTYPNGFPKDLIEEFEEKTGRKVIGNKVASGTEILDELGEEQLKTGALIVYTSADSVFQIAAHEELIPLDDLYKYCEIAREMLHGDRKVARVIARPYIGEPGNFSRTPNRKDYALVPPHETTLDILKSAGVPVMAVGKIEDIFSGKGITHAVHTKDNMDGVDKTLDYMKESTSGLIFTNLVDFDSKWGHRNNAKAYGEGLEAFDQRLKEIISNMKEEDVLFITADHGCDPTFPGTDHTREYVPFLAYGKSLKEGYNLGIKMGFYSMGQTICDIFNTEKIQNGESFLKEILK, from the coding sequence ATGATAAAAAGAGTAATTTGGATAGTTCTAGATAGTGTTGGAATGGGTGCTCTTCCTGATGCAGATAAGTATGGTGACGTTGGTTCAAATACTATAGGAAATGTTTCAAAATATAATGGTGGATTAAAGCTACCTAATATGGAATCCCTTGGTCTTGGATTAATTGATGGTATGGAGAACATAAACAAAGCCCAAAATCCTATAGGTTGTTATGGTAAATTGCACGAGGCTTCAAATGGTAAGGATACTGTAACTGGCCATTGGGAAATGGTTGGGGTAAAAACTGAAGTTGCCTTCCCTACATATCCTAATGGATTTCCTAAAGATTTAATAGAAGAATTTGAAGAGAAAACTGGAAGAAAAGTAATAGGAAATAAAGTTGCATCAGGAACTGAGATACTTGATGAATTAGGTGAAGAACAATTAAAAACTGGTGCACTAATAGTATATACTTCAGCTGACTCAGTATTTCAAATTGCAGCTCATGAAGAATTAATACCACTAGATGATTTATATAAATATTGTGAAATAGCTAGAGAAATGTTACATGGAGATCGTAAAGTAGCTCGTGTAATCGCTAGACCTTATATAGGCGAACCAGGTAACTTTAGCAGAACACCTAATAGAAAAGACTATGCATTAGTTCCACCACATGAAACAACTTTAGACATATTAAAATCAGCAGGAGTTCCTGTTATGGCAGTAGGAAAAATCGAAGATATTTTCTCTGGTAAAGGAATAACTCACGCAGTTCATACTAAAGATAACATGGATGGAGTTGATAAAACTCTAGATTATATGAAGGAAAGTACTTCTGGATTAATTTTTACTAATCTTGTAGATTTCGATTCTAAGTGGGGTCATAGAAATAATGCAAAGGCTTATGGTGAGGGATTAGAAGCATTTGACCAAAGATTAAAAGAAATAATAAGCAATATGAAGGAAGAAGATGTATTATTTATAACAGCTGACCATGGATGCGATCCTACATTCCCTGGAACTGATCACACAAGAGAATATGTACCATTCTTAGCATATGGAAAATCACTAAAAGAAGGTTATAACCTAGGTATTAAAATGGGATTCTATAGTATGGGGCAAACCATATGTGATATATTTAATACTGAAAAAATACAAAATGGTGAGAGTTTCCTTAAAGAAATATTGAAATAA
- a CDS encoding purine-nucleoside phosphorylase produces the protein MDLNIKIKEAGDFILSKTKYKPEIALILGSGLGAIGDKIEDAEYYNYNEIPHFPVSTVEGHAGRLVIGKLQGKSVIAMQGRFHFYEGYKMNEVTFPVRVMKLLGVETLIVTNAAGAVNTSFEPGDLMLISDHINLSGDNPLIGRNLNDFGPRFPDMSNAYDKDLRVKAKDIASSLNLTLKEGVYAMMSGPTYETPAEIRMIRTLGGDAAGMSTVPEVIIAKHQGMKVLGISCMTNMAAGILDQPLSHEEVMETSEKVKNTFISLMNNIIKSL, from the coding sequence ATTGATTTAAATATAAAAATAAAAGAAGCTGGTGACTTTATACTATCTAAGACGAAATACAAACCTGAAATTGCACTTATATTAGGATCAGGACTAGGTGCAATTGGTGATAAAATAGAAGATGCAGAATACTATAATTATAATGAAATACCTCATTTTCCTGTATCTACAGTAGAAGGTCATGCAGGAAGACTGGTTATTGGTAAACTTCAAGGAAAATCTGTTATTGCAATGCAAGGACGTTTTCACTTTTATGAAGGATATAAAATGAATGAAGTAACTTTTCCTGTTAGAGTAATGAAACTTCTCGGGGTAGAAACACTAATCGTAACTAATGCTGCTGGAGCTGTTAATACATCTTTTGAGCCAGGAGATTTAATGCTAATATCAGACCATATTAATTTATCGGGTGATAATCCACTAATAGGAAGAAACTTAAATGACTTTGGTCCTAGATTCCCTGATATGTCCAATGCCTATGATAAAGATTTAAGAGTAAAGGCTAAGGATATAGCATCATCATTGAACCTTACACTTAAAGAAGGTGTATATGCAATGATGAGTGGCCCTACTTATGAAACACCTGCTGAAATAAGAATGATAAGAACCTTAGGTGGAGATGCTGCTGGTATGTCAACTGTTCCTGAAGTTATAATAGCAAAACATCAAGGAATGAAGGTACTAGGTATATCTTGCATGACTAATATGGCAGCTGGAATATTAGATCAACCTTTAAGTCATGAAGAAGTTATGGAAACTTCAGAAAAAGTAAAAAACACCTTTATTTCATTAATGAATAATATAATAAAATCTCTATAA
- a CDS encoding nitroreductase family protein, with product MKSDVSIDLEKCVGCSKCVKDCPEYNIVMENNKAVIRRDECLKCGHCVAICPKGAVRIPQYDEEEIIPISEEDKLNSDTLLKVIKGGRSIRQFKDIPVEKEKLMQIIEAGRYTATASNKQDVSYIVITEKNKEIEKEAVKLLRLLKKPLGLFIPIVKSITVDDEFYFKNAPAVIVVVSKDQVNGSLAASNMELMAESLGLGTFYSGFFTRAVNISAKLRSLLKMEKGQKVATVLVIGYPNVTYERTVPRKKADIQFV from the coding sequence ATGAAATCAGATGTTAGTATTGATTTAGAAAAATGTGTTGGTTGTAGTAAGTGTGTAAAAGATTGTCCAGAATATAATATAGTGATGGAAAATAATAAAGCTGTCATAAGAAGGGATGAATGTCTAAAATGTGGTCACTGTGTGGCTATTTGTCCTAAAGGCGCAGTGAGAATACCTCAATATGATGAAGAAGAAATTATACCTATAAGTGAGGAGGACAAACTTAATAGTGATACTCTACTAAAGGTAATAAAAGGTGGACGTTCCATTAGACAATTTAAAGATATTCCAGTAGAAAAGGAAAAGTTAATGCAGATCATTGAAGCAGGACGTTATACAGCAACTGCAAGTAATAAACAGGATGTTTCATATATTGTAATTACAGAAAAGAATAAGGAAATTGAAAAAGAAGCGGTAAAGTTATTGAGATTACTCAAAAAGCCTCTTGGACTATTTATACCAATTGTAAAATCAATTACTGTAGATGATGAATTTTATTTTAAAAATGCTCCAGCTGTTATTGTTGTAGTATCAAAGGATCAAGTTAATGGTTCTTTAGCAGCATCTAATATGGAGTTAATGGCAGAGTCGTTAGGGCTCGGCACATTTTACAGTGGATTTTTTACTAGAGCAGTAAATATAAGCGCTAAACTTAGAAGTCTCTTAAAAATGGAAAAAGGACAAAAGGTTGCAACTGTCCTAGTAATTGGATATCCAAATGTGACATATGAAAGGACTGTACCGAGAAAAAAAGCAGACATTCAATTTGTGTAG